The Alkalinema sp. FACHB-956 sequence TGCGTGGGTTGGGTCAAGAAGCCCAGGAATGCCGCAACTGGGGTCCGCAGCAAGACCTGTTTAACTACAGTGCGCCCTTCCGCAAGGTGCCTCAGTTCATCACCACCTTTGCCGCCTACGATCAGCCCCTGCCGGAACAGCATGTTTACGGTCGCGGTCACGATCCGATCGAAAATCAGTTTGGCGCAATCTTCCCGAAGGAAACCCGCAACCCCAACAGCAATCCTGCCCCCTTCGGCAAGGATACTCGTCGGGTTCTGATTACCCGAGGCCCTGGTATCAACAACCAACTCGGCAACCCCGGTGCCCGTGGCGTCAACCCCGGAACCTTGGGGCCCAAGGTCTTCAAGTTGGATCAGCTGCCTAGCTTCACCGGCATTTCCCGCAGTGGTGTAAGCGGTTATAAGTCTCCTTCCACCAAGGGCATCAGCACCAAGTTCTCGGAAAGCTCAGCTCAAAAAGTCATCCGCGCTTGCTACTTGCAAGTGATTGGTCGCGATGTCTATGCGGGACAACGCCTGACCGTTGATGAGATCCAATTGGAAAATGGTGACATCAGCGTCCGGGAGTTTATCCGTCGCTTGGCCAAGTCTGAGTTGTATCGCAAGCTGTACTGGACGCCGCTCTATGTCATGAAGGCGATCGAGTACCTGCACCGTCGTCTGTTGGGTCGTCCCACCTACGGTCGTCAGGAAACGAATAAGTACTTCGACATCGCATCCAAGCAGGGCTTCTATGCCGTGGTAGATGCCATCCTCGACACCGAAGAGTACTACCAAACCTTCAGTGAGGACACCGTTCCCTACGAGCGTTACATTACTGCCGCTGGCTTCTCCGCTCGGAACAACCGCGTCGGGTCCATGGGCGATCGCCTGTTAGCCAAGACCACGTCCGAAGAGCCAACGCCACGCTTTGTCACCCTGGGCGAAGTCACCGAAATGCGGACTCAGCCCGACATTGCCTTCCGCTCCAACCAAGGGGTCAGCAAGAAGCGGGTACAAACGAAGGTCTTCAAGCTCACCAGCTTGGCCGACAAGCCCAACCTGGAAGTGGTTATCAACGCGGCCTATCGGCAAATCTTCGAGCGCGACATTGCGCCTTACATCACCGACAACGAGTTCACCGTCCTGGAAAGCCGCCTGCGCAACGGCGAAATCACCGTCAAGGAATTCATCGAAGGCATGGGTTCGTCCAAGCTCTACATCAAGGAGTTCTACGCACCCTACCCGAACACCAAGGTGATCGAACTGGGTACCAAGCACTTCCTCGGTCGGGCTCCGCTGGCTCAGGCTGAAATCCGCAAGTACAATGCCATTCTGTCTAGCCAAGGCTTGAAGGCGTTTATCCATGCCATGGTGAACAGCCCCGAGTACCTGTCGGCCTTCAACGAAGATACGGTGCCTTACAACCGTTATCTGACCCTGCCGGCTGCTAACTACCCCAATACCCAACGGCTGTACAACAAGCTCACCAAGCAAAACAAGCGCTTGGAAGTGCCCAGCTTTGATCCTGTGACGTCCAAAGTGGATGGGGCCAGTCTGCCACTAACCGCCAGCGCGATCGCAGCGAATAATGAAGCGGTTCTGGCGGGTTCCGCCCGGATGTCTGGAGCGAGTGCAGCAGTTGTGGTGAGCCAAGCACCAACGAAGATTGTGCGCCTGTCTGTGGATGGATCTGCGGCAGTGGCGAATGCAGTCTACGCTCAGGTGATGGACGTGGCCGTGGATGCAATTCCGGCTGAGTTCCGGCTAGCCGCTGGGGAAGCTCAACTCCTGGAAGGTCTAAG is a genomic window containing:
- a CDS encoding phycobilisome rod-core linker polypeptide, producing the protein MSVKASGGSSLARPQLYQTAALSAISQAEQQDRYLGRSELEQLTQFFASGAKRIEIADILTRNSELIVSRAANRIFTGGSPMAFLEKPPADAPTMTIAGTVLDMQESMKLGTVTYAEAASSGGGFFGGLRSVVSGSSTGPIPAGFRPINVARYGPSNMAKSLRDLSWFLRYTTYAIVAGDPSIVEVNTRGLREIIEGVCSAAATIVALQEMRAAAVAYFKGDDAAAEIVDQYFTVLVNEFQAAAPSDKLRQRPSSDQQGLKLPQIYFNAAERRQKFVMKPGLSASEKNEVVRAAYRQVFERDITRAYSLSISDLESKVKNNEISMKEFVRRLCKSPLYRKNFFEPYINSRALELAFRHILGRGPSSREEVQKYFSIVSSGGLSALVDALVDSTEYADYFGEETVPYLRGLGQEAQECRNWGPQQDLFNYSAPFRKVPQFITTFAAYDQPLPEQHVYGRGHDPIENQFGAIFPKETRNPNSNPAPFGKDTRRVLITRGPGINNQLGNPGARGVNPGTLGPKVFKLDQLPSFTGISRSGVSGYKSPSTKGISTKFSESSAQKVIRACYLQVIGRDVYAGQRLTVDEIQLENGDISVREFIRRLAKSELYRKLYWTPLYVMKAIEYLHRRLLGRPTYGRQETNKYFDIASKQGFYAVVDAILDTEEYYQTFSEDTVPYERYITAAGFSARNNRVGSMGDRLLAKTTSEEPTPRFVTLGEVTEMRTQPDIAFRSNQGVSKKRVQTKVFKLTSLADKPNLEVVINAAYRQIFERDIAPYITDNEFTVLESRLRNGEITVKEFIEGMGSSKLYIKEFYAPYPNTKVIELGTKHFLGRAPLAQAEIRKYNAILSSQGLKAFIHAMVNSPEYLSAFNEDTVPYNRYLTLPAANYPNTQRLYNKLTKQNKRLEVPSFDPVTSKVDGASLPLTASAIAANNEAVLAGSARMSGASAAVVVSQAPTKIVRLSVDGSAAVANAVYAQVMDVAVDAIPAEFRLAAGEAQLLEGLSVREFVRAVVTSDAYTARFGKFPVAKQAELLFRHLLGRAIATDVEKLQYSQLIQTEGLAAAVEALLNSAEYNRFFGEDVVPYKRFPSLPADMV